Proteins encoded within one genomic window of Helicobacter sp. 'house sparrow 1':
- a CDS encoding NAD(P)/FAD-dependent oxidoreductase, whose product MKNILVLGAGYASLSFLKKINPKIFDFAQVTLISKYDYHYVSIALHDVVAGMVEDNSVKFPIKDIIPGSVHFVQDEVVEIQEKQVICKKQEYVYDYLIVGLGFQSDDFGISGVKEYCTPILDFANAFLLRDQILEQIYQYKTTGDMNNLKFVVCGGGLSGVEMISSLAIKLKKVCAQEGIDFGLLDLYCIEAMPNILPMFPDTLSMKAQVFLESHNVKVLTKCKILRCEKNKIIVENSTSEERSIEANTIIWTAGVRGNAVIEKSNLFNSVRSRVEVNDYLQPIAQDHQELMDKIYVIGDCCMVKNTKTNTFYPPTAQIAIKQGEYLGKALSDRLMGIYVEKFSFTPQGVICSLGDKFAVGLIKDREISGVVASTLKKAIEKKWIIKLFGLKGLFK is encoded by the coding sequence ATGAAAAATATTTTGGTTCTTGGTGCTGGATATGCTTCGTTGTCTTTTTTAAAAAAAATTAATCCAAAAATCTTTGATTTTGCTCAAGTCACTCTGATTAGCAAATATGATTACCATTATGTAAGTATTGCATTGCATGATGTAGTTGCTGGTATGGTTGAAGATAATTCTGTTAAATTTCCTATTAAGGATATCATCCCAGGTTCTGTTCATTTTGTTCAAGATGAGGTAGTGGAGATTCAAGAAAAACAAGTGATTTGCAAGAAACAAGAATATGTATATGATTATCTAATTGTGGGATTGGGGTTTCAAAGTGATGATTTTGGGATTAGTGGTGTAAAAGAGTATTGTACTCCTATTTTAGATTTTGCTAATGCTTTTTTATTGAGAGATCAAATACTTGAACAAATCTATCAGTACAAGACAACAGGAGATATGAACAATCTAAAATTTGTAGTATGTGGAGGTGGTCTTAGTGGGGTTGAGATGATTTCTTCTTTGGCAATAAAGCTTAAAAAAGTTTGCGCTCAAGAAGGGATTGATTTTGGATTATTGGATTTATATTGTATTGAGGCTATGCCAAATATTTTGCCAATGTTTCCAGATACTCTTTCTATGAAAGCACAAGTATTCTTAGAATCCCATAATGTAAAAGTTTTAACAAAATGCAAGATATTAAGATGTGAGAAAAATAAAATTATTGTTGAAAATTCTACAAGTGAAGAAAGATCTATTGAGGCAAATACAATTATATGGACTGCGGGAGTGAGAGGTAATGCTGTTATTGAAAAATCTAATTTATTTAACTCGGTTAGATCTAGAGTAGAAGTAAATGATTATTTGCAACCTATAGCTCAAGACCATCAAGAGTTGATGGATAAGATTTATGTTATTGGTGATTGTTGTATGGTAAAAAATACCAAGACTAATACTTTCTACCCTCCAACGGCTCAAATTGCAATAAAACAAGGAGAATATTTAGGAAAAGCTTTGAGTGATCGCCTAATGGGGATTTATGTAGAAAAATTTAGTTTTACACCTCAAGGAGTGATTTGTTCTTTGGGAGACAAATTTGCAGTTGGTTTGATTAAAGATCGTGAGATTAGTGGAGTGGTGGCATCAACTCTCAAGAAGGCAATAGAAAAGAAATGGATAATTAAACTATTTGGTCTAAAGGGGTTGTTTAAGTAA
- a CDS encoding M16 family metallopeptidase codes for MNICFTSSLPKYESLTLDNGLQIVVIPIHNKSGVIQTSIFYKVGSRNEFMGKSGIAHMLEHLNFKSTKNLKAGEFDEIVKKFGGVTNASTGFDYTHYFIKSSAKNLDQSLDLFAELMQNLSLKEDEFLPERDVVAEERRWRTDNNPVGYLYFRFFNTAFIYHPYHWTPIGFMDDILNWKIEDIKDFHSTYYQPQNAIVLVSGDINPQDVFTKAKQYFSAIPNTSQIPLVFAQEPKQDGPREVTVYKDTQLEWLAFGFKIPNFSSKDQVALSALSSLLSNGKSSLLYKDLVDSKRLSNQIYGYNMDLMDEGVFMFIASANHGIQAQDVKKEIIKILDDIKEGKIHQEDLDKLKINTKAEFLYSLEDASSVADLFGSYFARGNIQPLLDYEKAFENLTIDDLVNVANKYLLLDHSTTVILKPHKEK; via the coding sequence ATGAATATCTGTTTTACTAGTAGCTTACCAAAATATGAAAGTCTTACACTAGATAATGGATTGCAAATTGTTGTGATTCCTATCCATAATAAAAGTGGTGTAATCCAAACAAGCATATTTTATAAGGTAGGATCCCGCAATGAATTTATGGGAAAAAGTGGAATTGCCCATATGCTTGAACATCTTAATTTTAAATCTACAAAAAACTTAAAAGCTGGTGAATTTGATGAGATTGTAAAAAAATTTGGGGGAGTTACAAATGCTTCTACAGGTTTTGATTATACACATTACTTCATAAAATCAAGTGCAAAAAATCTGGATCAATCACTTGATCTTTTTGCAGAGCTTATGCAAAATTTATCCTTAAAAGAAGATGAATTTTTACCAGAGCGAGATGTGGTTGCTGAAGAAAGAAGGTGGCGTACAGACAATAATCCTGTAGGTTATCTTTATTTTAGATTCTTTAATACTGCCTTTATTTATCATCCCTACCATTGGACACCAATTGGATTTATGGACGATATATTAAACTGGAAAATTGAAGACATTAAAGACTTTCATTCTACTTATTACCAACCACAAAATGCAATTGTTTTAGTATCTGGAGACATCAATCCTCAGGATGTTTTTACAAAAGCAAAACAGTACTTTAGTGCAATTCCAAATACTTCTCAGATTCCTTTAGTCTTTGCACAAGAGCCAAAGCAAGATGGTCCAAGGGAAGTCACAGTTTATAAGGATACACAATTAGAGTGGCTTGCATTTGGTTTTAAAATTCCAAACTTTAGCTCAAAAGACCAGGTTGCACTTAGCGCTCTCTCTAGTCTCTTAAGCAATGGCAAAAGCAGCTTACTCTACAAAGATTTGGTAGATTCTAAGCGTCTATCCAACCAGATATATGGTTATAATATGGATTTGATGGATGAAGGGGTTTTTATGTTTATTGCTTCTGCAAACCATGGAATCCAAGCACAAGATGTTAAGAAAGAAATTATAAAAATTTTAGATGATATTAAAGAAGGAAAGATTCATCAAGAAGATCTTGATAAACTTAAAATTAATACAAAAGCAGAATTTTTATATAGCCTTGAAGATGCTTCAAGTGTTGCAGATCTATTTGGTAGCTACTTTGCAAGAGGAAATATTCAGCCTTTATTGGATTATGAAAAAGCATTTGAAAATCTCACAATTGATGATCTTGTTAATGTAGCAAATAAGTATCTACTCTTGGATCACTCTACAACAGTAATCTTAAAACCTCATAAGGAGAAATAA
- the ruvB gene encoding Holliday junction branch migration DNA helicase RuvB, with amino-acid sequence MEKYSIDSRIANVEKIVFEEKEENVLRPNIWEDYIGQEQIKKNLDVFIRASKKRGECLDHILFFGPPGLGKTTISYIIASKMEANIKVTAAPMIEKSGDLAAIMTNLNEGDILFIDEIHRLSPAIEEILYPAMEDFRLDIIIGSGPAAQTIKIDLPRFTLIGATTRAGMLSNPLRDRFGMNFRMEFYTQSELATILQKASLRLQRKITQESAYEIAKRSRGTPRIALRLLKRVRDFSDVNDEKEITLETTQYALNELGINDFGFDALDLKYFEILKSAKGKPMGLSTISAAMSEDEATIEEAIEPFLLANGYLEKTAKGRILTHKFYSSTMN; translated from the coding sequence ATGGAAAAATACTCTATAGATTCTCGCATTGCTAATGTAGAAAAAATTGTCTTTGAAGAAAAAGAGGAGAATGTATTACGCCCAAATATTTGGGAAGATTATATTGGACAAGAGCAGATAAAAAAGAATCTTGATGTTTTTATTAGAGCAAGTAAAAAAAGAGGAGAATGTCTAGATCATATTCTATTTTTTGGGCCTCCTGGTCTTGGAAAAACAACAATTAGTTATATTATTGCCTCAAAAATGGAAGCAAATATCAAAGTTACTGCTGCTCCAATGATCGAAAAATCTGGAGATTTAGCTGCAATTATGACTAATCTTAATGAAGGGGATATCTTATTTATTGATGAAATCCATAGATTAAGTCCTGCAATTGAAGAAATTTTATATCCTGCAATGGAAGATTTTAGATTAGATATTATTATTGGATCTGGACCTGCGGCACAAACTATAAAAATTGATTTACCTCGTTTTACTCTCATTGGAGCTACAACTCGTGCAGGAATGCTGAGCAATCCTCTGCGTGATCGATTTGGAATGAATTTTAGAATGGAATTTTATACTCAAAGTGAGCTTGCAACAATCTTGCAAAAAGCATCATTAAGACTTCAGAGAAAAATTACACAAGAAAGTGCATATGAAATTGCAAAAAGATCCAGAGGAACACCACGCATTGCATTAAGATTGTTAAAAAGAGTTAGAGACTTTTCTGATGTAAATGATGAGAAAGAAATTACATTAGAAACAACACAATATGCTTTAAATGAATTAGGTATCAATGATTTTGGATTTGATGCTTTAGATTTGAAATATTTTGAAATTTTAAAAAGTGCTAAGGGGAAACCTATGGGGCTTAGTACAATATCTGCTGCAATGAGTGAAGATGAAGCAACAATTGAAGAGGCTATTGAACCCTTTTTGCTTGCAAATGGATATCTAGAAAAAACTGCTAAAGGTAGGATACTTACACATAAATTCTATAGTAGCACTATGAATTGA
- the dapA gene encoding 4-hydroxy-tetrahydrodipicolinate synthase produces the protein MRGAMSALVTPFKNNKIDEEVYISLIQRQIRYGMNACVPVGTTGESATLSHKEHMLCIEIAVSTCKGSGIKVLAGAGSNSTQEAIELAKFAEKCGADGILCVSPYYNKPTQEGIYQHYKAVANSVEIPLMLYNVPSRTGVNISTQTALRLFKDVKNIFAIKEASGNMDTIVELNTSARDFAIFSGDDAINYPILASGGSGVISVTGNLLPDKISQLTNYALCGKLQESKAINNELYDINRVLFCESNPIPIKAAMFLCGLLNTLEYRLPLLKPSKENMRLIEETLQNYEVLK, from the coding sequence ATGCGTGGTGCAATGAGTGCCTTGGTAACACCTTTTAAAAATAATAAAATTGATGAAGAAGTCTATATCTCTTTGATACAAAGACAGATAAGATATGGTATGAATGCTTGTGTTCCAGTAGGAACTACAGGAGAATCTGCAACTCTTAGCCATAAGGAACATATGCTGTGTATTGAAATTGCTGTCTCTACATGTAAGGGTAGTGGTATAAAGGTTTTAGCAGGTGCAGGTAGTAATTCTACACAGGAGGCCATAGAACTTGCAAAGTTTGCAGAAAAATGTGGTGCAGATGGAATCCTTTGCGTTAGCCCTTATTATAATAAACCTACACAAGAAGGAATCTATCAACACTACAAAGCTGTTGCAAATTCTGTAGAGATTCCTCTAATGCTTTATAATGTTCCAAGTCGCACTGGGGTGAATATCTCCACTCAAACTGCCCTAAGACTTTTCAAGGATGTAAAAAATATCTTTGCAATCAAAGAAGCAAGTGGGAATATGGATACGATTGTAGAACTAAATACCAGTGCAAGAGATTTTGCAATTTTTAGTGGTGATGATGCAATTAACTATCCCATCCTTGCAAGTGGTGGCAGTGGTGTTATATCTGTTACAGGAAATTTACTTCCAGACAAAATTTCACAGCTAACAAATTATGCACTTTGTGGAAAATTACAAGAATCTAAAGCTATAAATAATGAACTTTATGATATAAATAGAGTTTTGTTTTGTGAAAGTAATCCAATACCAATCAAAGCAGCAATGTTTCTTTGCGGATTACTAAATACTTTAGAATATCGTCTACCTCTTCTTAAACCCAGCAAGGAGAATATGAGGTTAATTGAAGAAACTTTACAAAATTATGAGGTATTAAAATGA
- the pyrD gene encoding dihydroorotate dehydrogenase (quinone) produces the protein MDPEKAHTLAEFFLKHIVNKPIIQDLATKYCSYHDAILENEICGLNFNNPVGIGAGFDKNCTMIDGLTTLGFGYLELGTITKKPQSGNPKPRLFRHIEEESIQNAMGFNNAGSLAISSRLKNFYPYSIPLGINLGKNKDVAQEDALQNYQDVLKDFIGLGDYFVFNLSSPNTPNLRDLQNITFVDELFSMAKEMTDKPLFLKVSPDMEIDSMLQVCQKAIDKGASGIIATNTTIDYTVVKLPKDIGGISGKALKDKSFEILKILARSFFKKTTLISVGGIADAQDVYERMRHGASLVQIYSSFIFEGPCICRTINKELAQLIRNEKCGHISEIIGIAL, from the coding sequence ATGGATCCAGAAAAGGCTCACACTCTTGCTGAATTTTTTCTAAAACATATTGTCAATAAGCCTATTATTCAAGATTTAGCGACGAAATATTGCTCTTATCATGATGCGATTTTAGAAAATGAAATTTGTGGATTAAATTTTAATAACCCTGTAGGTATTGGGGCAGGATTTGACAAAAACTGCACAATGATTGATGGATTGACTACATTAGGATTTGGTTATCTTGAACTAGGAACAATCACAAAAAAACCTCAAAGTGGGAATCCAAAGCCTCGCCTTTTTAGACATATTGAAGAAGAAAGCATACAAAATGCAATGGGATTTAATAATGCAGGTTCTTTAGCAATCTCCTCAAGATTGAAAAACTTTTACCCCTATAGCATACCTCTAGGGATTAATCTTGGAAAAAATAAAGATGTAGCACAAGAGGATGCTTTACAGAATTATCAAGATGTTTTGAAAGATTTTATTGGACTGGGTGATTATTTTGTTTTTAACCTCTCATCCCCCAATACTCCAAATCTAAGAGATCTGCAAAATATCACTTTCGTAGATGAACTCTTTAGTATGGCAAAAGAAATGACAGACAAGCCTCTTTTTCTAAAAGTATCTCCTGATATGGAAATAGATTCTATGCTACAAGTTTGTCAGAAAGCTATTGATAAAGGAGCAAGTGGCATCATTGCTACTAATACCACTATTGATTATACAGTGGTTAAGCTTCCAAAGGATATTGGAGGCATTAGTGGTAAAGCACTAAAAGATAAGAGTTTTGAAATACTTAAGATTTTAGCACGATCATTTTTCAAGAAAACTACGCTTATTAGTGTAGGGGGTATAGCAGATGCACAAGATGTATATGAAAGAATGCGACATGGTGCCTCTCTTGTCCAAATTTATTCTTCTTTTATCTTTGAGGGACCTTGTATTTGCAGAACAATCAACAAGGAATTAGCTCAACTGATAAGAAATGAAAAATGTGGGCATATTTCAGAAATTATAGGGATTGCTTTATGA
- a CDS encoding gamma carbonic anhydrase family protein — protein MIKAYQNKIPKIHQEAFLFENTCIIGNVEIQKNCSIWFGSILRGDINHIFIDEGSNVQDLCTIHVDYEKNGSVRIGKNVTIGHNCIIHACEIQSNVLVGMGSIIMDGAIIGENSIIGANSLVTKNKIFPPRSLILGNPAKLIRELNEEEIISIQLSAKHYIELAKSYRC, from the coding sequence ATTATAAAAGCCTATCAAAATAAGATTCCAAAAATTCACCAAGAGGCTTTTTTATTTGAAAATACTTGCATTATTGGAAATGTCGAGATTCAAAAAAACTGCAGTATATGGTTTGGCAGCATCTTAAGGGGTGATATCAATCATATTTTTATTGATGAAGGAAGTAATGTGCAAGATCTATGCACTATCCATGTAGATTATGAAAAAAATGGATCTGTAAGGATCGGTAAGAATGTTACTATTGGACACAATTGCATTATTCACGCATGCGAGATTCAAAGTAATGTTTTGGTAGGCATGGGAAGCATTATTATGGATGGTGCTATTATTGGGGAGAATAGTATCATTGGTGCAAACTCTTTAGTTACCAAAAATAAAATTTTTCCTCCAAGATCTCTAATTTTAGGAAATCCCGCAAAGCTTATTAGAGAGTTAAATGAGGAAGAAATAATTTCTATACAACTCTCAGCAAAGCACTACATTGAGCTTGCAAAAAGCTATAGGTGTTAA
- the fliP gene encoding flagellar type III secretion system pore protein FliP (The bacterial flagellar biogenesis protein FliP forms a type III secretion system (T3SS)-type pore required for flagellar assembly.), with translation MVGLFFVLGISFVLAANPTVPTLNLSLTAPDTPKQLVTTLNVVLVLTLLVLAPSLVLVMTSFTRLVIVFAFLRTALGTQQSPPTQILVSLALVLTFFIMEPAMKESYNQAIKPYMENKISYDIAFEKGIEPFKNFMLRNTREKDLALFFRIRNLENPQTYKDVPLSVLIPSFMISELKTAFQIGFLLYLPFLVIDMVVSSILMAMGMMMLPPVMISLPFKILIFILVDGFNLLIGNLVASFR, from the coding sequence ATAGTGGGATTATTTTTTGTACTTGGAATTTCTTTTGTACTTGCTGCAAATCCTACAGTTCCAACATTAAATTTATCGCTTACTGCTCCTGATACACCAAAACAGCTTGTCACCACGCTTAATGTAGTTTTAGTTTTAACTTTGCTTGTCCTTGCACCATCTTTAGTGTTGGTAATGACAAGTTTTACTCGTTTAGTTATTGTTTTTGCATTTTTGAGGACAGCGCTTGGGACACAGCAGTCTCCGCCTACTCAAATTTTAGTTTCTCTTGCACTGGTATTGACATTTTTTATTATGGAACCAGCAATGAAAGAATCCTATAATCAGGCAATTAAGCCCTATATGGAGAACAAAATATCCTATGATATTGCATTTGAAAAGGGGATTGAGCCTTTTAAAAATTTTATGTTAAGAAATACGCGTGAGAAAGATTTGGCTTTATTTTTTAGAATTCGAAATCTTGAGAATCCGCAAACCTACAAGGATGTTCCATTAAGTGTTTTGATACCATCTTTTATGATTAGTGAATTAAAGACAGCATTTCAAATAGGTTTTTTACTTTATTTGCCTTTTTTGGTAATTGATATGGTAGTGAGCTCAATCTTGATGGCAATGGGAATGATGATGTTACCCCCTGTTATGATTTCCCTGCCCTTTAAAATATTGATTTTTATTTTGGTAGATGGCTTTAATTTATTAATAGGAAATCTTGTTGCGAGCTTTAGATAA
- a CDS encoding enoyl-ACP reductase: protein MKGKTLVISGATRGIGKAILYRFAECGVNIAFTYNKNEEEAKKIADDVTKRYNIKACYYPLNVLEPEQYIELFEKIDKDFSRVDFFISNAIIYGRSVVGGFAPFMRLKPKGLNNIYTATVLAFVVGAQEAAKRMKLVGGGSIISLSSTGNLVYMPNYAGHGNSKNAVETMVKYAAAELGEFGIRVNAVSGGPIDTDALRAFPDYDEVKAKVEEQSPLKRMGTPEDLAGAALFLCDSTQSAWLTGQTIVIDGGTTFQ, encoded by the coding sequence ATGAAAGGAAAAACTCTTGTTATAAGCGGTGCTACAAGAGGCATTGGTAAGGCTATCTTATACAGATTTGCGGAGTGTGGGGTAAATATAGCTTTTACTTACAATAAGAATGAAGAAGAAGCAAAGAAAATTGCTGATGATGTAACAAAAAGATACAATATCAAAGCTTGCTATTATCCTCTCAATGTCTTAGAACCTGAGCAATATATAGAACTTTTTGAAAAAATTGACAAAGATTTTAGTCGTGTAGATTTTTTTATTAGCAATGCAATTATTTATGGTCGTAGTGTAGTTGGAGGATTTGCACCTTTTATGCGACTTAAGCCCAAGGGATTAAATAATATTTATACTGCTACAGTCTTGGCTTTTGTTGTAGGTGCACAAGAAGCAGCAAAGAGAATGAAGCTAGTAGGTGGGGGATCTATTATTTCCTTAAGCTCCACTGGGAATCTTGTGTATATGCCAAACTATGCAGGGCATGGTAACTCAAAGAATGCAGTTGAAACAATGGTAAAATATGCTGCAGCTGAACTTGGAGAGTTTGGCATAAGGGTAAATGCTGTAAGTGGTGGCCCTATTGATACAGATGCATTGAGAGCATTTCCTGATTATGATGAGGTGAAAGCAAAAGTTGAGGAGCAATCTCCTCTTAAAAGAATGGGAACTCCTGAGGATCTTGCAGGAGCAGCACTCTTCTTATGTGATTCTACACAAAGTGCTTGGCTAACAGGGCAAACCATCGTAATTGATGGTGGAACCACTTTCCAATAA